The following proteins are encoded in a genomic region of Bradyrhizobium sp. SK17:
- a CDS encoding LacI family DNA-binding transcriptional regulator — translation MARKRIMPGKIRLAEVAKLAGVSPITASRFFRNPEALSAGKRARVESAAKELGYVPNLAARALASQRTEVIGVLIPSLTNNVFSDVLRGIYDALDGSRYSIQLANTRYSILQEERLLRLFLAQKPAGLIVTGINQTADSRRIMESVDCPIVQIMEVGPSPIDMMIGFSHFDAAKAAIAHLLAQGYRRIGFLGARMDPRVQRRLDGYRAAMTDAGLLDPQLIVTTAIPTSVTLGGTLFADLLAKAPDIDAVFCVNDDLALGALFECKRRHVAVPEQMAIVGFNDLEFMASSEPTLSSVRTNRYEMGRNAATMVIETLEGRRPADPVVDLGFSVMERQSSTRRN, via the coding sequence ATGGCCCGAAAACGCATCATGCCAGGCAAGATCCGGCTCGCCGAAGTCGCGAAGCTCGCCGGCGTCAGCCCGATTACGGCCTCACGCTTCTTCAGGAATCCGGAAGCCCTCTCGGCCGGCAAGCGCGCGCGCGTCGAAAGTGCGGCAAAAGAACTCGGTTACGTGCCCAATCTTGCGGCACGCGCGCTGGCGTCGCAGCGCACCGAGGTGATCGGTGTCCTGATCCCGTCGCTGACCAACAACGTGTTCTCCGACGTGCTGCGCGGCATCTATGACGCACTCGACGGCAGCCGCTACAGCATTCAGCTCGCCAACACCCGCTACAGCATCCTGCAGGAAGAGCGCCTGCTGCGTCTGTTTCTGGCCCAGAAGCCGGCAGGGCTGATCGTGACCGGCATCAATCAGACCGCCGATTCCCGCCGCATCATGGAATCCGTCGATTGCCCGATCGTGCAAATCATGGAGGTCGGCCCCTCGCCGATCGACATGATGATCGGATTCTCGCATTTTGACGCGGCAAAAGCAGCGATCGCCCACCTTCTCGCGCAGGGTTACCGGCGGATCGGCTTCCTCGGCGCGCGGATGGATCCAAGGGTACAGCGTCGGCTCGACGGCTATCGCGCTGCGATGACCGACGCCGGGCTGCTTGATCCGCAACTCATTGTCACCACGGCGATACCGACCTCGGTGACGCTGGGCGGGACATTGTTTGCCGACCTGCTCGCCAAGGCGCCCGACATCGACGCCGTGTTCTGCGTCAATGACGACCTTGCGCTCGGCGCGCTGTTCGAATGCAAGCGCCGGCACGTGGCGGTGCCGGAGCAGATGGCAATCGTCGGCTTCAACGACCTCGAATTCATGGCATCGAGCGAACCGACACTGAGCAGCGTGCGCACCAACCGCTACGAAATGGGCAGAAACGCCGCCACCATGGTGATCGAGACGCTGGAAGGCCGCAGGCCTGCCGACCCCGTCGTCGATCTCGGCTTCAGCGTCATGGAACGGCAAAGCTCGACGCGACGCAACTGA
- a CDS encoding class I adenylate-forming enzyme family protein: MNIAEWLAATARARPDAPALLTGFDLDADYATFARRAASIGAALVRDHGIAAGDRVALFASNCTQYLECLYGIWWIGAVAIPINAKLHGREAAWICGNGGATLAFVSDDTVGALTEAKDDCPAGMTMLSVDSDAYRTMRGDEGAPAPLPRETNDLAWLFYTSGTTGRPKGVMLSHGNLLAMSLCYLADVDPATPRDASLYAAPISHGAGLYNFPHVRMGGRHVVPETGGFDPDEVLNLGRQLDNVVMFAAPTMVRRLVDAAKKRGENGEGLRTIIYGGGPMYTADIRDAMATMGQRFVQIYGQGESPMTITALSRDWHRASNHPRYLERLASVGTAQSVVTVRITDKDGTPLPAGETGEIEVKGATVMLGYWNNPKANAETLKDGWLRTGDVGRLDADGFLTLSDRSKDVIISGGTNIYPREVEEALLTHPDVREVSAIGVPDPEWGEIVVACVVLEDGASADDGGLDAHCLASIARFKRPKRYVYLDALPKNNYGKVLKTALREMMAKGMG; the protein is encoded by the coding sequence TTGAACATTGCCGAATGGCTGGCGGCGACGGCGCGGGCGCGTCCCGATGCGCCGGCGCTGCTGACCGGCTTTGATCTCGACGCCGACTACGCGACCTTCGCCCGCCGCGCCGCCTCGATCGGGGCGGCGCTGGTGCGCGATCACGGCATTGCCGCCGGCGACCGTGTCGCGCTGTTTGCGTCGAACTGCACGCAATATCTCGAATGCCTCTACGGCATCTGGTGGATCGGCGCGGTAGCGATCCCGATCAACGCCAAGCTGCACGGCCGCGAGGCGGCGTGGATCTGCGGCAATGGCGGCGCCACGCTCGCTTTCGTCTCCGATGACACGGTTGGTGCGCTGACGGAGGCGAAGGACGATTGCCCCGCCGGCATGACCATGCTGTCGGTCGACAGCGACGCGTACCGGACGATGCGAGGCGACGAGGGCGCACCGGCGCCGCTGCCGCGCGAGACCAATGACCTCGCCTGGCTGTTCTACACTTCGGGCACCACAGGCCGGCCCAAGGGCGTGATGCTGAGCCACGGCAATCTGCTGGCGATGTCGCTGTGCTATCTCGCCGACGTCGATCCGGCGACGCCGCGCGATGCCTCGCTCTATGCCGCGCCGATCTCGCATGGCGCCGGCCTGTACAATTTCCCGCATGTCCGGATGGGCGGCCGCCACGTCGTTCCTGAAACCGGGGGCTTCGATCCGGACGAGGTGCTCAACCTCGGCCGCCAGCTCGACAATGTCGTGATGTTTGCAGCACCCACCATGGTGCGCCGCCTGGTCGATGCCGCCAAGAAGCGCGGCGAGAACGGCGAGGGGCTGCGCACCATCATCTATGGCGGCGGGCCGATGTACACCGCCGACATCCGAGACGCGATGGCGACGATGGGCCAGCGCTTCGTGCAGATCTACGGCCAGGGCGAGTCGCCGATGACGATCACGGCGCTGTCGCGCGACTGGCACCGGGCGAGCAATCATCCGCGCTATCTCGAACGGCTGGCGTCGGTCGGCACCGCGCAGAGCGTCGTCACCGTCCGCATCACCGACAAGGATGGCACGCCGCTGCCCGCGGGCGAGACCGGCGAGATCGAGGTCAAGGGCGCAACCGTGATGCTCGGCTACTGGAACAACCCGAAGGCCAATGCCGAGACCTTGAAGGATGGCTGGCTGCGCACCGGCGACGTCGGCCGGCTCGATGCTGACGGCTTCCTGACGCTGTCGGACCGCTCCAAGGACGTCATCATCTCCGGCGGCACCAACATCTATCCGCGCGAGGTCGAGGAAGCGCTGTTGACCCATCCCGACGTCCGCGAGGTCTCGGCGATCGGTGTGCCGGATCCGGAATGGGGCGAGATCGTCGTCGCCTGCGTGGTGCTGGAGGACGGCGCCAGCGCCGACGATGGCGGGCTCGACGCGCATTGCCTTGCCTCGATCGCCCGCTTCAAGCGGCCGAAGCGCTACGTCTATCTCGATGCCCTGCCGAAGAACAATTATGGCAAGGTGCTGAAGACCGCGCTGCGGGAGATGATGGCCAAGGGCATGGGCTAA
- a CDS encoding carbohydrate ABC transporter permease, producing MTDSTLQSKAMASNTGDTTEGMSYLESLPRRLVTLYLPLFIILVVLLFPFYWMVLTSIKPDEQLIDMDKFNPFWVVHPTFKHISKLLFETQYPRWLWNTMYVAVGATFLSIVASVLSAYAITRLRFKGAEAVGVLIFFAYLVPPSILFIPLASVIQAYGLFDSPLSLILVYPTLLIPFSTWLLMGYFKTIPYELEECALIDGASRWQILVKIIVPLAIPGLISAFIFSFTLCWNEFIYALTFLQSTPNKTVPVAIVNEFVDGDIYKWGSLMAGALVGSLPLVILYAFFVEHYVSAMTGAVKE from the coding sequence ATGACTGATTCAACCTTGCAATCGAAGGCCATGGCCAGCAACACCGGCGATACCACCGAGGGCATGAGCTATCTGGAGTCGCTGCCGCGACGCCTGGTGACGCTCTATCTGCCGCTGTTCATTATCCTGGTGGTGCTGCTGTTCCCGTTCTATTGGATGGTGCTGACGTCCATCAAGCCGGACGAGCAGCTGATCGACATGGACAAGTTCAACCCGTTCTGGGTGGTCCATCCGACCTTCAAGCACATCAGCAAGCTGCTGTTCGAAACCCAGTATCCGCGCTGGCTCTGGAACACGATGTATGTCGCTGTCGGCGCGACGTTCCTCTCCATCGTCGCCAGCGTGCTGTCGGCCTATGCGATCACGCGGCTGCGCTTCAAGGGCGCGGAGGCCGTCGGCGTCCTGATCTTCTTCGCCTATCTGGTGCCGCCATCGATCCTGTTCATCCCGCTGGCATCGGTGATCCAGGCCTATGGGCTGTTCGATTCGCCGCTGTCGCTGATCCTGGTCTATCCGACGCTGCTGATCCCGTTCTCGACCTGGCTGTTGATGGGATACTTCAAGACCATCCCCTACGAGCTGGAGGAGTGCGCACTGATCGACGGCGCGTCGCGCTGGCAGATCCTGGTCAAGATCATCGTGCCGCTGGCGATTCCCGGCCTGATCTCCGCCTTCATCTTCTCGTTCACGCTGTGCTGGAACGAGTTCATCTACGCCTTGACGTTCCTGCAATCGACACCGAACAAGACGGTGCCGGTCGCGATCGTCAACGAGTTCGTCGATGGCGATATCTACAAATGGGGCTCGTTGATGGCCGGCGCATTGGTCGGGTCGCTGCCGCTGGTTATCCTTTACGCGTTCTTCGTTGAGCATTATGTGTCGGCCATGACGGGCGCCGTGAAGGAATAG
- a CDS encoding carbohydrate ABC transporter permease produces the protein MSTVQTSMPARAAATGEPSAWSRLKGNRNWAAFWFMLPTAAFLILFLAYPLGLGVWMSFTDERIGRAGAFIGIENYQWLWDDSIFWLSVFNTLLYTLIASAIKFAIGLYLALLLNRHMPFKAVIRSIVLIPFIVPTVLSAIAFWWIYDSQFSIISWSLIKLGLIHTNINFLGDTEWARASVIFANVWRGVPFVAITLLAGLQTVSPSLYEAATLDGATSWQRFRFITYPLLTPIIAVVMTFSVLFTFTDFQLIWALTRGGPVNATHLMATLSYQRGIISGRLGEGAAIATAMIPFLIAAIAISWFGMQRRKWQQGSSND, from the coding sequence ATGAGCACTGTCCAGACATCAATGCCGGCGCGCGCAGCCGCAACGGGTGAGCCGTCGGCCTGGTCGCGGCTCAAGGGAAACCGCAATTGGGCGGCGTTCTGGTTCATGCTGCCGACGGCGGCATTCCTGATCCTGTTCCTGGCCTATCCGCTCGGCCTCGGCGTCTGGATGAGCTTCACCGACGAGCGCATCGGGCGTGCCGGGGCCTTCATCGGGATCGAGAACTATCAGTGGCTGTGGGATGACTCGATCTTCTGGCTCTCGGTGTTCAACACCCTGCTTTACACGCTGATCGCAAGCGCCATCAAATTCGCGATCGGGCTCTATCTCGCGCTGCTCCTGAACCGGCACATGCCGTTCAAGGCGGTGATCCGGTCGATCGTGCTGATCCCGTTCATCGTGCCGACCGTGCTGTCGGCGATCGCGTTCTGGTGGATCTACGATTCGCAGTTCTCGATCATCTCGTGGTCGCTGATCAAGCTCGGGCTGATCCACACCAACATCAACTTCCTCGGCGACACCGAGTGGGCGCGGGCGAGCGTGATCTTCGCCAATGTCTGGCGTGGCGTTCCGTTCGTCGCGATCACGCTGCTGGCCGGCCTGCAGACGGTCTCGCCGTCGCTTTATGAAGCGGCCACGCTCGACGGCGCCACCAGCTGGCAGCGCTTTCGCTTCATCACCTATCCGCTGCTGACCCCGATCATCGCCGTGGTGATGACCTTCTCGGTGCTGTTCACCTTCACCGATTTCCAGTTGATCTGGGCGCTGACCCGCGGCGGCCCGGTCAACGCCACGCACCTGATGGCGACGTTGAGCTATCAGCGCGGCATCATCAGCGGGCGGCTCGGCGAGGGCGCCGCCATCGCCACCGCGATGATTCCCTTCCTGATTGCGGCCATCGCCATCTCCTGGTTCGGCATGCAGCGTCGCAAATGGCAGCAAGGATCGAGCAATGACTGA
- a CDS encoding ABC transporter substrate-binding protein yields MSIFSTDRRSLLKGGATMLAAAATMSSDQLLGYAKAWAQTSQWKPEPGAKINLLRWKRFVEAEDAAFMKIVDAFQKANNITINVSNESYDDIQPKASVAANTGQGLDMVWGLYSLPFLFPSKCVDVTDVADYLGKKCGGWADSGKAYGMLNGKWIGIPVAATGGLVNYRVAAMEKAGHKEFPKDLAGFADLVKGLNKNGTPAGMALGHASGDANGWLHWALWAHGGKLIDKDNKVVVNSPETAKSLEYVKGLYDNFVPGTASWNDSSNNKAFLAGQLHLTVNGISVYVTAKKENPQIAEDMNHAHLPAGLDGKTRELHLGFPILIFNFTKYPQACKAFTAFMLEPEQFNPWIEAAQGYLSHFLLGYDKNPVWTADPKTTPYRSVAQTASTPAGEAQMSENAAAAIADFVVVDMFANYCTGREDVKTAMASAERAAKRIFR; encoded by the coding sequence ATGTCGATTTTTAGTACGGACCGCCGTTCGCTGCTCAAGGGCGGTGCGACCATGCTGGCTGCCGCGGCGACGATGTCGAGCGATCAGCTGCTCGGCTATGCCAAGGCCTGGGCGCAGACCTCGCAGTGGAAGCCGGAGCCGGGCGCCAAGATCAATCTGTTGCGCTGGAAGCGCTTCGTGGAAGCCGAAGACGCGGCCTTCATGAAGATCGTCGATGCGTTCCAGAAGGCCAACAACATTACGATCAACGTCTCCAATGAATCCTACGACGACATCCAGCCGAAGGCCTCGGTGGCGGCGAACACGGGGCAGGGCCTCGACATGGTCTGGGGCCTCTATTCGCTGCCCTTCCTGTTCCCGAGCAAGTGCGTCGACGTGACCGACGTCGCCGACTATCTCGGCAAGAAGTGCGGCGGCTGGGCGGATTCCGGCAAGGCCTACGGCATGCTGAACGGCAAGTGGATCGGCATTCCGGTCGCTGCCACCGGCGGCCTCGTCAATTATCGCGTCGCGGCCATGGAGAAGGCCGGCCACAAGGAATTCCCGAAGGACCTCGCCGGCTTCGCCGATCTCGTCAAGGGCCTGAACAAGAACGGCACCCCGGCCGGCATGGCGCTCGGTCACGCCTCGGGCGACGCCAATGGCTGGCTGCACTGGGCGCTCTGGGCTCATGGCGGCAAGCTGATCGACAAGGACAACAAGGTCGTCGTCAACTCGCCGGAGACGGCGAAGTCGCTCGAATACGTCAAGGGCCTGTACGACAATTTCGTGCCGGGCACCGCGTCCTGGAACGACAGCTCGAACAACAAGGCGTTCCTTGCCGGCCAGTTGCATCTGACCGTGAACGGCATCTCGGTCTATGTGACGGCGAAGAAGGAAAATCCGCAGATCGCGGAGGACATGAACCACGCCCATCTGCCGGCGGGTCTCGACGGCAAGACGCGCGAGCTGCATCTCGGCTTCCCGATCCTGATCTTCAATTTCACGAAGTATCCGCAGGCCTGCAAGGCGTTCACCGCCTTCATGCTCGAGCCGGAGCAGTTCAATCCGTGGATCGAGGCGGCGCAGGGCTATCTGTCGCACTTCCTGCTCGGCTACGACAAGAACCCGGTCTGGACCGCGGATCCGAAGACGACGCCGTATCGGAGCGTGGCGCAGACCGCGTCGACCCCGGCGGGAGAGGCGCAGATGAGCGAGAACGCTGCGGCCGCGATCGCCGATTTCGTCGTGGTCGACATGTTCGCGAACTATTGTACCGGTCGCGAGGATGTGAAGACCGCGATGGCTTCGGCAGAACGCGCGGCCAAGCGTATCTTCCGCTGA
- the eda gene encoding bifunctional 4-hydroxy-2-oxoglutarate aldolase/2-dehydro-3-deoxy-phosphogluconate aldolase, with product MTTTSKQDRIAELIRQATVIPVLTIERLADAVPLAKALVAGGVRTLEVTLRTPVAADAAKAIIAEVPDAVVGIGTILNADDLARAAALGAKFGISPGATPELLQAAAASGLPFAPGIATASELMQALAHGFDVVKFFPAEQAGGIKALRALAGPFPHVRVCPTGGIGEANAATWLAEPNVLAVGGSWLCPAPDIRAGNWAGITAMCAKAMKTLKAA from the coding sequence ATGACAACGACATCGAAGCAGGACCGGATCGCCGAGCTGATCCGCCAGGCCACCGTGATCCCGGTGCTGACCATCGAGCGGCTTGCCGACGCCGTGCCGCTCGCCAAGGCGCTGGTCGCGGGTGGCGTGCGCACCCTCGAGGTCACGCTGCGCACGCCGGTCGCAGCCGATGCGGCCAAGGCCATCATCGCCGAGGTGCCGGACGCGGTGGTCGGGATCGGCACCATCCTCAACGCCGACGATCTGGCGCGCGCGGCGGCGCTTGGCGCCAAATTCGGCATCAGTCCCGGTGCGACACCCGAATTGTTGCAGGCGGCGGCCGCCAGCGGGTTGCCGTTCGCGCCGGGAATCGCGACCGCGTCCGAGTTGATGCAGGCCTTGGCGCACGGCTTCGACGTCGTCAAATTTTTCCCCGCCGAGCAGGCAGGCGGTATCAAGGCACTGCGGGCCTTGGCCGGTCCATTCCCGCATGTCAGGGTCTGTCCGACCGGCGGGATCGGCGAGGCCAATGCGGCGACCTGGCTCGCCGAGCCCAACGTGCTGGCGGTCGGTGGTTCCTGGCTGTGCCCGGCGCCCGATATCCGCGCCGGCAACTGGGCCGGCATAACCGCCATGTGCGCCAAGGCGATGAAAACGCTGAAAGCCGCCTGA
- the denD gene encoding D-erythronate dehydrogenase: MHILILGAAGMVGRKLTDRLLREGRLGNRDISKMTLQDVVEPQKPADANIPLKVVASDFADAGAAAPLIADRPDVIFHLAAIVSGEAEAEFDKGYRINLDGTRYLIEAIRAVGGGYKPRLVFTSSIAVFGAPFPEKIGDEFFHTPLTSYGTQKSICELLINDYTRKGLLDGISIRLPTICVRPGKPNKAASGFFSNIIREPLAGEEAVLPVSEGVRHWHASPKSAVGFLIHAGTMDLNAMGPRRNLSMPGMSVTVGEQIAALERVAGKNVTARIKRVPDPTIISIVSGWPRDFATDRALKLGFTTAEKTFDDIIRIHIEDELGGKFAA, from the coding sequence GTGCACATTCTGATTCTGGGCGCCGCCGGCATGGTCGGCCGCAAGCTGACCGACCGCTTGCTGCGCGAGGGCCGGCTCGGTAACCGCGACATCAGCAAGATGACGTTGCAGGACGTGGTCGAGCCGCAGAAGCCCGCGGACGCCAATATCCCGCTCAAGGTGGTTGCTTCCGATTTCGCCGATGCCGGCGCCGCGGCGCCGTTGATCGCCGACCGCCCGGACGTGATCTTCCATCTGGCCGCGATCGTCTCGGGCGAGGCGGAGGCCGAGTTCGACAAGGGCTACCGCATCAATCTCGACGGTACCCGCTATTTGATCGAGGCGATCCGCGCCGTCGGCGGCGGCTACAAGCCGCGGCTGGTGTTCACGTCCTCGATCGCGGTGTTCGGCGCGCCGTTCCCCGAGAAGATCGGCGATGAGTTCTTCCATACGCCGCTGACCAGCTACGGCACCCAGAAGTCGATCTGCGAGCTCCTGATCAACGACTACACCCGCAAGGGGCTGCTTGACGGGATCTCGATCCGCTTGCCGACGATCTGCGTGCGACCCGGCAAGCCGAACAAGGCGGCGTCCGGCTTCTTCTCCAACATCATCCGCGAGCCATTGGCAGGCGAGGAGGCGGTGCTGCCGGTCTCCGAGGGCGTGCGGCACTGGCATGCCTCGCCGAAGTCGGCGGTCGGCTTCCTGATCCATGCCGGCACCATGGACCTGAACGCGATGGGGCCGCGGCGCAATCTCAGCATGCCCGGGATGTCGGTCACCGTCGGCGAGCAGATCGCGGCGCTGGAGCGCGTTGCCGGCAAGAACGTCACCGCGCGGATCAAGCGGGTACCCGATCCGACCATCATCAGCATCGTCTCGGGCTGGCCGCGCGATTTCGCCACCGACCGCGCGTTGAAGCTCGGCTTCACCACCGCCGAGAAGACGTTCGACGATATCATCCGCATCCACATCGAGGACGAGCTCGGCGGCAAGTTCGCCGCTTAG
- a CDS encoding acetyl-CoA acetyltransferase has product MTASIVGWAHTPFGKFDAETVEGLVVKVANEALADAGIAASDVDEIMLGHFNAGFSPQDFTASLVLQANPALRFKPTTRVENACATGSAAVHQGIRAIEAGAAKIVLVVGVEQMTRTPGPEIGKNLLKASYLPEDGDTVGGFAGVFGKIAQAYFQKYGDQSDALAMIAAKNHKNGVANPYAQMRKDFGFEFCRAESDKNPFVAGPLKRTDCSLVSDGAAALVLTDAETAKSMGKAVNIRATAHAQDFLPMSKRDILQFEGCTTAWQRALDKAGLQLSDLSFVETHDCFTVAELIEYEAMGLTPKGQGARAIKEGWTQKDGKLPVNPSGGLKAKGHPIGATGVSMHVMTAMQLTGQAPEGMQLKNPQIGGIFNMGGAAVANYVSILEPAK; this is encoded by the coding sequence ATGACCGCCAGCATCGTGGGTTGGGCGCACACGCCATTCGGAAAGTTCGACGCGGAAACCGTTGAAGGTCTCGTCGTCAAGGTCGCCAACGAGGCACTGGCCGATGCCGGCATTGCCGCATCCGACGTCGACGAGATCATGCTCGGCCATTTCAACGCCGGCTTCTCGCCGCAGGATTTCACGGCGTCGCTGGTGTTGCAGGCCAATCCGGCGCTGCGCTTCAAGCCGACCACCCGGGTCGAGAACGCCTGCGCCACCGGCTCCGCCGCCGTGCATCAGGGTATCCGCGCCATCGAGGCGGGCGCCGCCAAGATCGTGCTGGTGGTCGGCGTCGAGCAGATGACCCGGACGCCGGGTCCGGAGATCGGCAAGAACCTCTTGAAGGCATCGTATCTGCCCGAGGACGGCGATACGGTCGGCGGCTTTGCCGGCGTGTTCGGCAAGATCGCGCAGGCCTATTTCCAGAAATACGGCGACCAGTCGGACGCGCTGGCGATGATCGCGGCGAAGAACCACAAGAACGGCGTCGCCAACCCCTATGCGCAGATGCGCAAGGATTTCGGCTTCGAGTTCTGCCGCGCCGAGAGCGACAAGAACCCGTTCGTCGCCGGTCCCCTGAAGCGCACCGATTGCTCGCTGGTGTCGGACGGCGCGGCCGCGCTGGTGCTGACCGATGCCGAGACCGCCAAGAGCATGGGCAAGGCGGTCAACATCCGCGCGACCGCGCATGCGCAGGATTTCCTGCCGATGTCCAAGCGTGACATCCTCCAGTTCGAAGGCTGCACCACCGCCTGGCAGCGCGCGCTGGACAAGGCCGGCCTGCAACTCTCCGATCTCTCCTTCGTGGAAACCCACGACTGCTTCACGGTCGCCGAACTGATCGAATATGAAGCGATGGGCCTGACGCCGAAGGGCCAGGGGGCGCGCGCGATCAAGGAAGGCTGGACCCAGAAGGACGGCAAGCTGCCGGTCAATCCGTCCGGCGGCCTGAAGGCCAAGGGCCATCCGATCGGCGCCACCGGCGTCTCGATGCATGTGATGACCGCGATGCAACTCACCGGCCAGGCGCCCGAGGGCATGCAGCTCAAGAATCCGCAGATCGGCGGCATCTTCAACATGGGCGGCGCTGCGGTCGCCAACTACGTCTCGATCCTCGAGCCGGCCAAGTAG
- a CDS encoding ABC transporter ATP-binding protein, with protein MSSVQIRDVRKSFGNFEVLHGVTIPIEDGEFVVLVGPSGCGKSTLLRMLAGLENITSGTISIGDRVVNNVQPKERDIAMVFQNYALYPHMTVADNMGFSLKLRGAKPEEISTGVKRAAEILALTPLLDRYPRQLSGGQRQRVAMGRAIVRDPQVFLFDEPLSNLDAKLRVAMRTEIKELHQRLRTTTVYVTHDQIEAMTMADKIVVMHDGIVEQMGSPLELYDKPENQFVAGFIGSPAMNFLKGKVKVNGAAYFEGPNGAKLPLKSAPANSDGKPAVYGVRPEHFTIADDGAEAEIVVVEPTGSETQVFAKLGGEQVVAVFRERHLFNPGDKVRLKPDPALVHLFDDGTGKRLNS; from the coding sequence ATGTCGTCGGTCCAGATTCGCGACGTGCGGAAGTCGTTCGGCAATTTTGAAGTCCTGCACGGCGTGACGATTCCGATCGAGGACGGCGAATTCGTCGTTCTGGTCGGCCCCTCCGGCTGCGGCAAGTCGACCCTGCTGCGCATGCTGGCGGGACTGGAGAACATCACCTCCGGCACGATCTCGATCGGCGACCGCGTCGTCAACAATGTCCAGCCCAAAGAGCGCGACATTGCGATGGTGTTCCAGAACTACGCGCTCTATCCGCACATGACCGTCGCCGACAACATGGGCTTCTCGCTCAAGCTGCGCGGCGCCAAGCCCGAGGAAATCTCGACCGGCGTCAAACGCGCTGCGGAAATCCTCGCGCTCACCCCGCTGCTCGACCGCTATCCCCGCCAGCTCTCCGGCGGCCAGCGTCAGCGCGTCGCAATGGGCCGCGCCATCGTGCGCGATCCGCAGGTGTTCCTGTTCGACGAGCCGCTCTCCAACCTCGACGCCAAGCTGCGCGTGGCGATGCGCACCGAGATCAAGGAATTGCACCAGCGGCTGCGCACCACGACGGTCTACGTCACCCACGACCAGATCGAGGCCATGACCATGGCCGACAAGATCGTGGTGATGCATGACGGCATCGTCGAGCAGATGGGCTCGCCGCTCGAACTTTACGACAAGCCGGAAAACCAGTTCGTGGCAGGCTTCATCGGCTCGCCCGCGATGAACTTCCTCAAGGGCAAGGTCAAGGTTAACGGAGCTGCCTATTTCGAGGGGCCGAACGGCGCCAAGCTGCCGCTGAAATCGGCGCCGGCCAATTCCGACGGCAAGCCGGCGGTCTATGGCGTGCGGCCCGAGCATTTCACCATCGCGGATGACGGCGCCGAGGCCGAAATCGTGGTGGTCGAGCCGACCGGATCGGAGACCCAGGTGTTCGCCAAGCTCGGCGGCGAACAGGTCGTCGCAGTGTTCCGCGAGCGCCATCTGTTCAATCCGGGCGACAAGGTTCGGCTCAAGCCGGATCCGGCGCTGGTTCATCTGTTCGACGATGGCACCGGCAAGCGGCTGAACAGCTGA
- a CDS encoding sugar kinase produces MTRVASIGECMIELRQAPGGQPGGLYSRSYGGDTLNTALYLSRLGVDIDYITALGDDALSDEMIAGWAVEGIGTKRVARLAGRLPGLYLIQTDDRGERRFFHWRDSAAARELMDLPETDDILNSLATYDIVYLSAITLSILREDGRERLMAALKRARLLGTRFAFDTNFRARGWPDLGVARKVFSSAFETADIVLASTEDLAPLYPGESNAALLAGISSPEVVLKLAEPACIVRSRAGTNEVRAEPLIKPVVDTTAAGDSFAAAYLAARLGGAEPVEAARAGHRLAGVVVCYPGAIIPRYAMPPRKTPRPPPSRKASQ; encoded by the coding sequence ATGACCAGGGTTGCCAGCATCGGCGAATGCATGATCGAGCTGCGTCAGGCGCCGGGCGGCCAGCCCGGCGGGCTGTATTCGCGCTCCTATGGCGGTGACACGCTTAACACCGCGCTCTATCTGTCGCGCCTTGGTGTCGACATCGACTACATCACGGCGCTCGGCGACGATGCGCTGAGCGACGAGATGATCGCGGGCTGGGCAGTTGAGGGCATTGGGACAAAACGTGTCGCGCGGTTGGCGGGCAGGCTGCCGGGGCTCTATCTGATACAGACCGACGACCGGGGCGAACGGCGCTTCTTCCATTGGCGTGACAGCGCCGCCGCGCGCGAGCTGATGGACCTGCCGGAGACGGACGACATCCTGAACTCGCTCGCGACCTACGACATCGTCTATCTCTCCGCGATCACGCTCTCGATCCTGCGCGAGGACGGACGCGAGCGGCTGATGGCGGCGCTGAAGCGGGCGCGGCTGCTGGGAACACGCTTCGCATTCGACACCAATTTCCGCGCTCGCGGCTGGCCGGATCTGGGTGTCGCGCGGAAGGTCTTCAGCAGCGCGTTCGAGACCGCCGATATCGTGCTGGCATCGACCGAAGATCTGGCGCCGCTTTATCCCGGCGAGAGCAACGCCGCGCTGCTCGCCGGCATCTCGAGCCCCGAGGTCGTGCTGAAGCTCGCCGAGCCCGCCTGCATCGTGCGCTCCCGTGCGGGGACGAACGAGGTGCGGGCGGAGCCGCTCATCAAGCCGGTGGTCGATACCACCGCGGCCGGCGACAGTTTTGCCGCGGCCTATCTTGCCGCGCGGCTCGGTGGCGCCGAGCCCGTGGAGGCGGCGCGGGCGGGTCATCGTTTGGCCGGTGTCGTGGTGTGCTATCCCGGTGCGATCATTCCGCGTTACGCCATGCCACCGAGAAAGACGCCTCGTCCCCCACCATCCCGCAAGGCCTCGCAATGA